In Burkholderia sp. WP9, a genomic segment contains:
- a CDS encoding type II toxin-antitoxin system Phd/YefM family antitoxin, protein MAGNLVSKSEFKAKALEFFRQVETTGESVIVTDHGKPAVEVRPYRGVERSPLEVLRGTVLHYDNPTAPIGEDDWEAAQ, encoded by the coding sequence ATGGCGGGAAATCTGGTGTCGAAATCCGAGTTCAAGGCTAAAGCACTCGAATTTTTCAGGCAGGTGGAAACAACGGGAGAAAGCGTGATAGTGACGGACCATGGCAAACCCGCAGTCGAAGTTCGTCCCTACCGAGGGGTCGAACGCAGCCCCCTCGAGGTACTGCGCGGCACGGTTTTGCATTACGACAACCCCACGGCACCTATTGGAGAGGACGATTGGGAGGCCGCGCAGTGA
- a CDS encoding type II toxin-antitoxin system VapC family toxin has product MIVLDTHTLIWWATGDSTLSKKARTAITHELADGEIAVSAISAWEIAMLVETDRLVLSMDVSSWLATVSAIEAVRFVPVDVEIATKSVDLPGEFHKDPADRMIVATARKFAVPLITKDEKIRAYPHVKTIW; this is encoded by the coding sequence GTGATCGTTCTGGACACCCATACTCTGATCTGGTGGGCCACCGGCGATTCGACTTTAAGCAAGAAGGCAAGAACGGCAATCACGCACGAACTGGCTGACGGAGAAATCGCAGTCTCGGCGATCTCCGCATGGGAGATTGCCATGCTGGTAGAGACGGATAGGCTCGTGCTCTCCATGGATGTAAGCAGTTGGCTCGCCACGGTTTCCGCGATCGAAGCGGTACGCTTTGTGCCGGTCGATGTTGAAATTGCAACGAAGTCGGTCGATCTCCCCGGCGAGTTTCACAAGGATCCCGCCGACCGGATGATTGTCGCCACGGCGCGCAAGTTTGCGGTCCCCCTTATCACGAAAGACGAGAAAATCCGCGCCTACCCTCATGTCAAGACTATCTGGTGA
- a CDS encoding TetR/AcrR family transcriptional regulator, with protein MKRDAAKMPPKANMRDDDVAADITENEETRAPLRRRKAHIRESNEAHLLACAEAVFAERGLDGTSTAMIAERAGLPKANLHYYFPTKLALYRRVLEDLFEDWYRAADTFECSDDPVEAIGGYVRAKMELSRRRPLGSKVWASEIIHGAEHMEDILTERVKPWLDSRVKVIDNWIARGLLAPVNAQTLMYMIWATTQHYADFDAQIRALKGKRALTQKAFEATTEEVVQLVIRACGAVSPETSDSSEGRA; from the coding sequence ATGAAGCGCGACGCGGCAAAGATGCCGCCGAAGGCGAACATGAGAGACGACGACGTGGCGGCCGACATCACGGAAAATGAAGAAACACGCGCGCCTTTGCGGCGGCGCAAGGCACACATTCGCGAATCGAATGAAGCGCATCTTCTCGCGTGCGCAGAGGCGGTTTTTGCGGAGCGCGGACTCGACGGCACGAGCACTGCGATGATCGCTGAACGTGCCGGCTTACCGAAAGCCAACTTGCACTACTACTTCCCGACCAAGCTCGCGCTCTACCGGCGCGTGCTGGAAGATCTGTTCGAAGACTGGTATCGCGCGGCCGACACGTTCGAATGCAGCGACGACCCGGTCGAGGCGATTGGCGGCTATGTTCGCGCGAAAATGGAATTGTCGCGCCGCCGCCCGCTCGGTTCCAAGGTGTGGGCGAGCGAGATCATTCATGGCGCGGAACACATGGAGGACATTCTCACGGAGCGTGTGAAGCCGTGGCTCGACAGCCGTGTGAAGGTGATCGACAACTGGATCGCGCGCGGGTTGCTTGCGCCGGTCAATGCGCAGACGTTGATGTACATGATCTGGGCGACGACCCAGCACTACGCCGACTTCGATGCCCAGATTCGGGCGCTCAAAGGTAAACGCGCGTTGACGCAGAAAGCGTTCGAGGCGACGACGGAGGAAGTCGTGCAGTTGGTGATTCGGGCATGCGGGGCGGTGTCGCCGGAGACGTCGGACTCGTCCGAGGGGCGCGCATAA
- the boxA gene encoding benzoyl-CoA 2,3-epoxidase subunit BoxA gives MNGPVSIEVLRQHLIDPEICIRCNTCEETCPVDAITHDDNNYVVKAEICNGCMACVPPCPTGAIDNWRTVLKADAYPIDEQFTWDVLPEQNTMAVPAADESPGAGAYGDTPADASGIEVDTVRGSVVPPWSAAKPYVNLYTHKAPTTATVVGNYRLTDGSTDSDIHHIVLDFGSMPFPVLEGQSIGILPPGASADGRTHHARQYSIASPRDGERPGYNNISLTVKRVSQQHGDSTDGVCSNYLCDLKKGDVVSVIGPFGGTFLMPNHPNSHLLMICTGTGSAPMRAMTEYRRRRRLKGATGKLMLFFGARTKEELPYFGPLTNLPKDFIDTNLAFSRTPGQPKRYVQDAMRERAVDVAQMLKDDNTHIYVCGLKGMEDGVLQALKEIGEQHQLDWEALWGKLKREGRLHLETY, from the coding sequence ATGAACGGCCCAGTATCGATCGAAGTTCTCAGGCAGCATCTGATCGATCCGGAAATCTGCATTCGCTGCAATACGTGCGAAGAGACTTGCCCGGTCGATGCGATCACGCACGACGACAACAACTACGTGGTCAAGGCGGAGATCTGCAACGGCTGCATGGCCTGCGTGCCGCCGTGTCCGACCGGCGCAATCGACAACTGGCGCACGGTGCTCAAGGCCGACGCCTATCCGATCGACGAGCAGTTCACATGGGACGTCCTGCCGGAACAGAACACAATGGCCGTGCCCGCTGCGGACGAATCGCCGGGCGCGGGCGCATACGGCGATACGCCTGCGGACGCGAGCGGCATCGAAGTGGACACCGTGCGCGGTTCGGTCGTGCCGCCGTGGTCGGCCGCGAAGCCGTATGTGAATCTCTACACGCACAAAGCGCCGACTACCGCGACGGTGGTCGGCAATTACCGGCTCACCGATGGTTCGACCGACAGCGACATTCATCACATCGTGCTCGATTTCGGCTCGATGCCGTTTCCGGTGCTGGAAGGCCAGTCGATCGGCATTCTGCCGCCCGGCGCGAGCGCCGATGGCCGCACGCATCACGCGCGCCAGTATTCGATTGCGAGCCCGCGTGATGGCGAGCGGCCCGGTTATAACAACATTTCGCTGACGGTCAAACGCGTTTCGCAGCAGCACGGCGATTCGACCGACGGCGTGTGTTCGAACTACCTGTGCGATCTGAAGAAGGGTGACGTGGTCAGCGTGATCGGCCCGTTCGGCGGCACCTTCCTGATGCCGAACCATCCGAACTCGCATCTGCTGATGATCTGCACGGGTACGGGTTCAGCGCCGATGCGCGCGATGACCGAGTATCGCCGCCGGCGCCGCTTGAAGGGCGCGACCGGCAAGCTGATGCTGTTCTTCGGCGCGCGGACTAAAGAAGAGTTGCCGTACTTCGGGCCGCTCACGAATCTGCCGAAGGATTTCATCGATACCAATCTGGCGTTTTCGCGCACGCCGGGCCAGCCGAAGCGGTACGTTCAGGACGCCATGCGCGAGCGCGCGGTGGATGTGGCGCAGATGCTCAAGGACGACAACACGCATATCTACGTGTGCGGATTGAAGGGCATGGAAGATGGTGTGTTGCAGGCGCTCAAGGAGATCGGCGAGCAGCATCAGCTGGATTGGGAGGCGCTGTGGGGGAAGCTCAAGCGTGAGGGACGGTTGCATCTGGAGACTTACTGA
- a CDS encoding NAD(P)-dependent oxidoreductase — protein MAIKQTGDIAAQRLSPEQLSCEFSDIAPLLDASAAAAAASRCHYCYDAPCVNACPTQIDIPSFIRKISNGNLKGAAVDILSANPLGGMCSRVCPTEILCEGACVRNHQDAKPVAIGALQRHATDWAMARGEALFKRAAETGRHIAVVGAGPAGLACAHRLALAGHNVTIFDAHEKAGGLNEYGIAAYKTVDDFAQREVEWLCSVGGIEIRHGVALGRDVDLDTLRKQHDAVFLAIGLTGVRALAMEGEDLGGVMNAVDFIEQVRSASDLGTVPVGRRVVVIGGGNTAVDAAVQSRKLGATSVTMVYRRGVESMSATWAERDFARTSGVTLVTHATPLRLIGEGGVVTGVEFARTLNDGGEERFVVEADMVLKAIGQTLVPVGIERELLTLDGSRIAVDANGQTSLVGVWAGGDCAATGGIDLTVQAVQDGKIAAAAIDAQFARTAVKAA, from the coding sequence ATGGCCATCAAGCAAACCGGCGACATTGCCGCTCAGCGCCTGTCGCCCGAGCAGCTCTCGTGCGAGTTCTCCGACATCGCACCGTTGCTCGACGCGAGCGCCGCGGCCGCGGCGGCGAGCCGCTGCCACTACTGTTACGACGCGCCGTGCGTGAACGCCTGCCCGACGCAGATCGACATTCCCAGTTTCATCCGCAAGATCAGCAACGGCAATCTGAAGGGCGCGGCCGTGGACATTCTGTCCGCCAACCCGCTGGGCGGCATGTGCTCACGTGTCTGCCCGACAGAGATTCTTTGCGAAGGCGCCTGCGTGCGGAACCATCAGGATGCGAAGCCGGTGGCGATCGGCGCACTGCAACGTCATGCCACCGATTGGGCAATGGCGCGCGGTGAAGCGCTCTTCAAGCGCGCAGCCGAAACCGGCCGACACATTGCGGTGGTCGGCGCGGGTCCGGCGGGACTCGCCTGTGCGCACCGTCTTGCACTGGCCGGCCATAACGTGACGATCTTCGACGCTCACGAGAAAGCCGGTGGTCTGAACGAGTACGGCATTGCCGCCTACAAGACCGTCGACGATTTTGCGCAGCGTGAGGTGGAGTGGCTGTGCTCGGTTGGCGGCATCGAGATCAGACACGGCGTCGCGCTTGGGCGCGATGTCGACCTCGACACACTGCGCAAGCAGCATGATGCTGTGTTCCTCGCGATCGGTCTCACCGGCGTGCGGGCACTTGCGATGGAAGGCGAGGACCTTGGTGGCGTGATGAATGCGGTGGACTTCATCGAACAGGTGCGCAGCGCGAGCGACCTTGGCACGGTGCCGGTGGGCCGCCGGGTCGTCGTGATCGGCGGCGGCAATACGGCGGTGGATGCGGCCGTGCAAAGCCGCAAGCTCGGCGCAACCTCGGTGACGATGGTGTACCGGCGCGGCGTCGAATCGATGAGCGCGACGTGGGCCGAGCGCGATTTCGCGCGGACCAGCGGCGTCACGCTCGTCACGCACGCCACGCCGTTGCGTTTGATCGGCGAAGGCGGCGTGGTCACGGGTGTCGAATTCGCACGCACGTTGAATGATGGTGGCGAGGAGCGCTTTGTCGTCGAAGCGGACATGGTGCTCAAGGCGATCGGTCAAACGCTGGTGCCGGTCGGCATCGAACGGGAATTGCTGACGTTGGACGGCAGCCGCATCGCGGTCGATGCGAATGGCCAGACCTCGCTCGTGGGCGTGTGGGCCGGCGGCGATTGCGCGGCTACCGGCGGCATCGACCTCACGGTGCAGGCGGTGCAGGACGGCAAAATCGCCGCTGCCGCGATCGACGCACAGTTCGCTCGTACAGCGGTTAAGGCCGCCTGA
- a CDS encoding Zn-dependent hydrolase, which produces MNAVSEALKGAEPTTSIKVDGKRLWDSLMTMAKIGATPKGGVCRLALTDLDKEGRDLIVSWAKQAGCTVSVDQMGNVFMRRAGRNPAALPVMTGSHADSQPTGGRFDGIYGVLGGLEVIRSLNDHGIETEHPVEVVIWTNEEGSRFAPAMVASGVFAGVFTLDYGLSRKDVDGKTIGEELERIGYAGDVPCGGRPLHAAFELHIEQGPILEAEQKTIGVVTDAQGQRWYEITLTGQEAHAGPTPMPRRRDALLGAARVVDLVNRIGLDNAPFGCATVGMLQVYPNSRNVIPGRVFFTVDFRHPDDAVLAKMDAALRKGVADIANGIGLETELEQIFYYAPVAFDEACVKSVRAAAERFGYPHRNMVSGAGHDACYLSQVAPTSMVFVPCVDGISHNEIEDATFEWIEAGANVLLHAMLERACEPVS; this is translated from the coding sequence ATGAACGCGGTATCCGAAGCGCTGAAGGGCGCAGAGCCCACCACCTCGATCAAGGTCGATGGCAAGCGGTTGTGGGACAGTCTGATGACGATGGCGAAGATCGGCGCGACACCCAAAGGCGGCGTCTGTCGCCTCGCGCTCACCGACCTCGACAAGGAAGGGCGTGACCTGATAGTGAGTTGGGCGAAGCAAGCCGGCTGCACAGTCAGTGTCGATCAGATGGGCAATGTGTTCATGCGTCGAGCCGGGCGCAATCCCGCCGCGCTGCCGGTCATGACCGGCTCGCACGCCGACTCGCAGCCGACGGGCGGGCGCTTCGACGGCATCTATGGCGTGCTGGGCGGTCTCGAAGTGATTCGGAGTCTGAACGATCATGGTATCGAGACGGAGCATCCGGTCGAAGTGGTGATCTGGACCAACGAGGAAGGCTCGCGCTTCGCGCCGGCCATGGTGGCATCGGGCGTGTTCGCCGGCGTGTTCACGCTCGACTACGGTCTGTCGCGCAAGGACGTGGATGGCAAAACCATTGGCGAGGAACTCGAACGCATCGGCTATGCGGGCGATGTACCGTGCGGTGGGCGGCCACTGCACGCCGCCTTTGAGCTGCATATCGAACAAGGGCCGATTCTCGAAGCTGAACAGAAAACCATCGGCGTGGTGACCGATGCGCAAGGTCAGCGCTGGTACGAAATCACGCTGACGGGGCAGGAGGCGCACGCGGGTCCGACGCCCATGCCGCGCCGTCGCGACGCCTTGCTCGGCGCCGCTCGCGTGGTCGATCTGGTCAATCGCATCGGTCTGGACAACGCGCCGTTCGGTTGCGCGACGGTCGGCATGCTGCAGGTCTATCCGAACTCGCGCAACGTGATTCCAGGCCGCGTGTTCTTCACCGTCGATTTCCGTCATCCGGACGATGCAGTGCTCGCGAAAATGGACGCCGCGTTGCGCAAGGGCGTGGCGGACATCGCGAACGGCATCGGGCTCGAAACCGAACTCGAGCAGATCTTTTATTACGCGCCCGTCGCTTTCGACGAAGCCTGCGTGAAGTCCGTGCGCGCCGCGGCGGAACGTTTCGGTTATCCGCATCGCAATATGGTGTCCGGTGCGGGACACGATGCCTGTTATCTGTCGCAAGTCGCGCCGACCTCGATGGTGTTCGTGCCGTGCGTGGACGGGATCAGTCACAACGAGATCGAGGACGCCACCTTCGAATGGATCGAAGCCGGCGCCAACGTGTTGCTGCACGCCATGCTGGAGCGCGCATGCGAGCCGGTTTCATGA